The Podospora pseudocomata strain CBS 415.72m chromosome 3, whole genome shotgun sequence genome window below encodes:
- a CDS encoding hypothetical protein (EggNog:ENOG50; COG:S): MGSENPEETTIGIAALLFAVVQTIAALAQYISVSSRCSRRVSGVFDLTAGFWFHLSSLSWNPQYRMSVLTMPGLRSEPVVTMERDPSNAEFRPGKNYDKKRN, encoded by the coding sequence ATGGGCTCCGAAAACCCCGAGGAAACAACAATCGGCATtgccgccctcctcttcgccgtcGTTCAGACCATTGCTGCGCTCGCCCAGTACATCTCCGTTAGCAGTCGATGCAGCAGACGTGTGAGCGGCGTGTTTGACCTCACAGCAGGCTTTTGGTTCCACCTTTCCTCGCTGTCGTGGAATCCGCAATATCGAATGTCGGTGCTCACCATGCCGGGGTTGCGGTCTGAGCCAGTGGTAACCATGGAGAGAGACCCCTCCAACGCCGAGTTCAGGCCTGGGAAGAACtacgacaagaagagaaactAA
- a CDS encoding hypothetical protein (EggNog:ENOG50; COG:S) — MGHQVQVRHGSSPGLEAAAWSQFLVNYQAIWWGHANIRWEWRLATMIPSDIHGTTIETTMADVKLLAALSGMSFSSSPGVIARMKCGEMLTKSQHMVLGAVVYYRSGRENIAPKITVKVLCKSSTWLHCLLEMQNHLTAARPFPSTPTDDSKQHKITTLLSRPRTEYGAQPPFSLGNLSFFSTTLFTHPWKHNLSSGPPPALSLQAELKLTPLSFLVLNQDMKC; from the coding sequence ATGGGCCATCAAGTACAAGTCCGTCATGGGAGTTCACCTGGTCTGGAGGCCGCCGCGTGGTCTCAGTTTCTTGTCAATTACCAGGCTATTTGGTGGGGACACGCCAACATCAGGTGGGAGTGGCGGTTGGCAACGATGATTCCGTCGGATATCCACGGCACTACTATCGAGACGACCATGGCTGATGTGAAGCTGTTGGCCGCACTGTCAGGAATGTCGTTTTCAAGCTCACCAGGTGTGATAGCGCGGATGAAATGTGGGGAGATGCTCACCAAGTCTCAGCACATGGTTCTTGGGGCAGTGGTGTACTACCGTTCAGGAAGGGAGAATATCGCGCCCAAAATTACCGTGAAGGTCCTGTGCAAATCCTCCACATGGCTGCACTGTCTGCTGGAGATGCAAAACCACCTCACGGCCGCCCGCCCATTTCCATCAACTCCAACCGATGATAGTAAACAACATaaaatcaccaccctcctgtCCAGACCCCGAACGGAATACGGcgcccaaccccccttctccctcggcAATCTCAGTTTCttttccacaaccctctTCACCCACCCCTGGAAACACAACCTCTCCTCTGGCCCAccccccgccctctccttgCAAGCAGAACTGAAACTTACCCCCCTGTCGTTTCTGGTTCTCAATCAAGACATGAAGTGTTGA